A genomic stretch from Erwinia sp. E_sp_B01_1 includes:
- the sseA gene encoding 3-mercaptopyruvate sulfurtransferase, translated as MTSSFFVTADWLAEHLSDPDLQVVDARMLPPGQENQRDIQAEYQAKHLPGAPFFDIEALSDHTSAYPHMLPRAETFAVAMRELGISSDKHLVVYDEGNLFSAPRAWWMLREFGAAKVSILAGGLKGWEEAGFELESGAVTLPEAEFEAHFDTQVVKRLTDVLLISHEGGAQIVDARAANRFKGEVDEPRPGLHRGRIPGSLNVPWNTLVDEGQLKSSEQLKAIFSAQGVDLTKPIVTSCGSGVTAVVVILALTTLGIENVRLYDGSWGEWGSRDDLPIAVG; from the coding sequence ATGACTTCCTCTTTTTTCGTTACTGCCGACTGGCTGGCAGAGCATCTCTCCGATCCAGATTTGCAGGTTGTGGATGCCCGCATGTTGCCGCCAGGTCAGGAAAATCAGCGTGACATCCAGGCGGAATACCAGGCAAAACATCTACCAGGCGCACCCTTTTTTGATATCGAAGCGCTGTCCGACCACACCAGCGCTTACCCCCATATGCTGCCCAGGGCAGAGACATTTGCCGTAGCGATGCGTGAACTGGGTATCAGCAGCGATAAACATCTGGTGGTTTATGACGAAGGCAATCTGTTCTCTGCCCCACGAGCCTGGTGGATGCTGCGCGAGTTTGGCGCGGCAAAGGTTTCTATTCTTGCTGGCGGCCTGAAAGGGTGGGAAGAGGCAGGGTTTGAGCTGGAAAGTGGTGCGGTAACGCTGCCGGAAGCCGAGTTTGAAGCGCATTTTGATACGCAGGTCGTCAAACGCCTGACGGATGTTCTGCTGATCAGCCACGAAGGTGGCGCGCAGATTGTAGATGCCAGAGCGGCTAACCGCTTTAAAGGAGAAGTCGATGAGCCACGCCCGGGCTTACATCGTGGACGTATTCCTGGCAGCCTGAATGTGCCCTGGAATACGCTGGTGGATGAGGGCCAGCTTAAATCGTCTGAACAGCTAAAAGCTATATTCAGCGCACAAGGTGTTGATCTGACCAAACCGATCGTGACCAGTTGTGGCTCTGGCGTCACTGCGGTGGTGGTAATTCTGGCGCTGACCACGTTGGGAATTGAAAACGTCAGGCTGTATGACGGCTCATGGGGAGAATGGGGAAGTCGTGATGATTTGCCGATTGCGGTGGGCTGA
- the sseB gene encoding enhanced serine sensitivity protein SseB, giving the protein MNETNQRLEEVLKLAATEPAHRPEFFTLLLESSVWVPGESPEQQPVTAETQVDLQHWEKDDGTSIIPFFTSFTALEQAVTGEQPFLVMPVRTLFEMTMGETLFLNPKLESGKEFSPREITSLLGEGASALSQQTVLEGGTSLLLSEIAEPPAQMIASLTQLFAKYKQVRRAYVAHIKESAEEQPNLLIGIEADSDIDAIIQAAGSVATDTLLEDEPVDICEVVENDKGISHFFTAHITPFYERKWGSFLREFKATDKPS; this is encoded by the coding sequence ATGAACGAAACCAACCAGCGCCTTGAAGAGGTGCTAAAACTGGCGGCCACTGAGCCTGCCCATCGTCCTGAATTTTTCACTCTGCTGCTGGAATCCAGCGTTTGGGTGCCGGGTGAAAGCCCTGAACAACAGCCGGTAACGGCAGAAACCCAGGTAGATTTACAGCACTGGGAGAAAGATGATGGCACCAGCATCATCCCTTTCTTTACCTCTTTCACTGCGCTGGAACAGGCAGTTACCGGGGAACAACCCTTCCTTGTTATGCCCGTGCGCACTTTGTTTGAAATGACGATGGGAGAAACGCTGTTTCTGAACCCTAAACTTGAGTCAGGTAAAGAGTTCTCACCGCGTGAAATAACCAGTCTGTTAGGCGAAGGAGCCAGTGCATTGAGCCAGCAGACGGTACTGGAAGGGGGAACGTCACTCCTGCTGTCAGAAATTGCAGAGCCACCTGCTCAGATGATCGCTTCGCTGACCCAATTGTTTGCCAAATACAAGCAGGTTCGCCGGGCTTATGTTGCGCATATCAAAGAATCCGCTGAAGAGCAGCCCAACCTGCTGATAGGCATAGAGGCTGACAGTGATATTGATGCAATCATTCAGGCGGCAGGCAGCGTGGCTACGGATACGCTACTGGAAGATGAACCGGTGGATATTTGCGAAGTGGTGGAAAACGACAAGGGCATCAGCCACTTTTTTACCGCTCATATCACCCCGTTTTACGAGCGTAAGTGGGGCAGTTTCCTGCGAGAGTTCAAGGCTACGGATAAGCCTTCCTGA
- the pepB gene encoding aminopeptidase PepB, whose product MTTTPMKITLSTAAADARWGEKATLTSNNSGMTIHLTGGDALTTIQRAARKIDAQGIRHVSLSGDWDLEKSWAFWQGYRSPKGERTVEWAPLNDSDRAEFDSRMKIINWVRDTINLPAEDLSPEQLAQRAVDLLSGVGSNNVSYRITKGEDLRKQGYMGLHTVGRGSTRSPALLALDFNPTGDEKAPVFACLVGKGITFDTGGYSLKPSGSMDSMKSDMGGAATLTGSLALAISRGLTKRVKLYLCCADNMVSGNAFRLGDIISYRNGKTVEVMNTDAEGRLVLADGLIDASEQNPELLIDAATLTGAAKTALGNDYHALFSFDDELAQSLMSSATGENEPFWRLPLAEFHRSYLPSNFADLNNIAAPSHTAGASSAAAFLSHFVKNYQKGWLHIDCSATYRKGAVDQWSAGATGLGVRTVANMLLK is encoded by the coding sequence ATGACAACCACACCAATGAAAATAACGCTGTCAACGGCAGCGGCAGACGCACGTTGGGGCGAAAAAGCGACCCTGACCAGCAACAACAGCGGCATGACTATTCATCTGACCGGCGGCGATGCTTTGACCACTATTCAGCGTGCCGCGCGAAAAATTGATGCACAAGGCATCCGTCATGTCAGCCTGAGCGGCGACTGGGACTTAGAAAAAAGCTGGGCATTCTGGCAGGGCTATCGCAGCCCGAAAGGCGAGCGCACCGTGGAGTGGGCACCTTTGAATGACAGCGACCGCGCTGAGTTCGACAGCCGGATGAAGATCATCAACTGGGTGCGCGACACCATCAACCTTCCGGCAGAAGATCTGAGCCCGGAACAACTGGCGCAGCGTGCGGTAGATTTGCTGAGTGGCGTGGGCAGTAACAACGTCAGCTACCGTATCACCAAAGGCGAAGATCTGCGTAAGCAGGGCTATATGGGCCTGCATACCGTTGGCCGGGGTTCAACCCGCAGCCCGGCTCTGCTCGCGCTGGATTTCAACCCTACCGGAGATGAAAAAGCGCCGGTGTTTGCCTGCCTTGTTGGCAAAGGCATCACCTTCGATACCGGTGGTTACAGCCTGAAACCCAGCGGCTCAATGGACTCCATGAAGTCAGATATGGGCGGTGCCGCCACGCTGACCGGCTCCCTGGCTCTGGCTATCAGCCGTGGACTGACCAAACGCGTTAAACTGTACCTCTGCTGCGCCGACAATATGGTCAGCGGCAATGCTTTCCGTCTGGGCGATATCATCAGCTACCGTAATGGCAAAACCGTGGAAGTGATGAACACGGATGCGGAAGGCCGCCTGGTGCTGGCTGATGGTCTGATTGATGCCAGCGAGCAGAACCCTGAGCTGCTGATTGATGCGGCCACTCTGACCGGTGCGGCTAAAACGGCACTGGGGAATGATTACCATGCGCTGTTCAGTTTTGATGACGAACTGGCCCAGTCGCTGATGAGCAGTGCCACCGGTGAAAACGAACCTTTCTGGCGTCTGCCACTGGCGGAATTCCACCGCAGCTATCTGCCGTCGAATTTTGCCGATCTGAACAACATCGCTGCGCCTTCCCACACCGCCGGAGCCAGTTCCGCAGCAGCCTTCCTCTCCCATTTTGTGAAAAATTATCAGAAGGGCTGGCTGCATATCGACTGCTCTGCGACCTACCGTAAAGGCGCTGTGGATCAGTGGTCTGCCGGGGCTACAGGCCTGGGAGTGCGTACCGTAGCCAATATGCTGCTGAAATAG
- a CDS encoding IscS subfamily cysteine desulfurase, translated as MKVPIYFDYAATTPADPRVAAQMIKCLTLDGTFGNPASRSHRFGWQAEEAVDIARNQVAELIGADPREIVFTSGATESDNLAIKGAAHFYREKGRHIITSQTEHKAVLDTCIQLEREGFEVTYLAPQSNGVIDLDKLQAAMRDDTILVSIMHVNNETGVVQDIAKIAEICQSRGILFHVDATQSVGKLPFDVSQLPVDLASFSAHKIYGPKGIGGLYVRRKPRIRLEAQIHGGGHERGMRSGTLPVHQIVGMGEAFRIAKAEMAEEMARLSALRNKLWTGFSAIEEVYLNGDLVAGAPNILNISFNYVDGESLIMTLKDLALSSGSACTSASLEPSYVLRALGLNDELAHSSLRFSLGRFTTEEEIDYAIQLVQKSIARLRELSPEWLAFKKSGLKAATHS; from the coding sequence ATGAAAGTACCGATCTACTTCGATTACGCCGCAACAACTCCTGCCGATCCTCGCGTAGCCGCGCAAATGATCAAGTGCCTGACCTTGGACGGCACCTTTGGCAATCCCGCTTCCCGCTCACACCGGTTTGGCTGGCAGGCCGAAGAAGCTGTGGATATTGCCCGTAATCAGGTCGCTGAGCTTATCGGGGCCGATCCCCGTGAAATAGTGTTTACCTCCGGCGCAACCGAATCCGATAATCTCGCCATAAAAGGCGCTGCCCACTTCTACCGTGAGAAGGGCAGGCATATCATCACCAGTCAGACTGAACATAAAGCGGTTCTGGATACCTGTATTCAGCTGGAGCGTGAAGGCTTTGAGGTAACTTACCTTGCGCCGCAAAGCAACGGCGTCATTGACCTTGATAAATTGCAGGCCGCCATGCGCGACGACACGATTCTGGTTTCCATCATGCATGTGAACAATGAAACGGGTGTGGTGCAGGATATCGCTAAAATTGCGGAAATCTGCCAGTCGCGCGGGATCCTCTTCCATGTTGATGCCACGCAAAGCGTCGGAAAATTACCCTTTGATGTCAGTCAACTGCCGGTAGATCTCGCCTCTTTTTCCGCCCACAAAATTTACGGCCCCAAAGGGATTGGTGGATTATATGTGCGTCGTAAGCCGCGGATCCGTCTGGAAGCTCAGATTCACGGTGGCGGGCACGAGCGCGGCATGCGTTCCGGCACGCTGCCGGTGCATCAGATTGTCGGGATGGGCGAAGCCTTTCGTATAGCAAAAGCAGAGATGGCGGAAGAAATGGCCAGGCTTAGTGCGCTGCGAAATAAGCTGTGGACCGGCTTCAGTGCTATTGAGGAAGTCTACCTTAATGGCGATCTTGTGGCAGGCGCGCCCAATATTCTTAACATCAGCTTCAACTACGTTGACGGTGAATCCCTGATCATGACGCTGAAGGATCTGGCTCTCTCCTCCGGGTCTGCCTGTACCTCCGCCAGTCTTGAACCCTCCTACGTCCTGCGGGCATTGGGGCTGAACGATGAGCTGGCACACAGTTCTTTGCGTTTCTCTTTAGGGCGTTTTACCACCGAAGAGGAGATCGATTACGCCATTCAACTGGTACAGAAGTCGATTGCCCGTCTGCGCGAGCTCTCCCCGGAATGGCTGGCGTTCAAAAAATCCGGTCTTAAAGCCGCCACCCATTCCTGA
- the iscR gene encoding Fe-S cluster assembly transcriptional regulator IscR: MRLTSKGRYAVTAMLDVALHSHEGPVPLADISERQGISLSYLEQLFSRLRKNGLVASVRGPGGGYLLGKSSDAIAVGAVITAVDESVDATKCQGKEGCQGGERCLTHVLWRDLSERISDFLNNITLAELVNNQEILDVADRQNNTEKARVSSGRVHETINVNLRA; the protein is encoded by the coding sequence ATGAGACTGACATCCAAAGGCCGTTATGCTGTTACTGCTATGCTCGACGTTGCACTTCACTCTCACGAAGGGCCGGTGCCGTTAGCTGATATTTCAGAGCGCCAGGGCATCTCTCTCTCTTATCTGGAGCAGCTGTTCTCACGCCTGCGTAAAAACGGTCTAGTAGCCAGCGTTCGTGGTCCGGGTGGTGGTTATCTGTTGGGTAAAAGCTCTGATGCGATTGCTGTCGGCGCGGTAATTACCGCTGTTGATGAGTCTGTGGATGCGACTAAATGTCAGGGCAAAGAAGGCTGCCAGGGCGGCGAGCGCTGCCTGACGCACGTGCTGTGGCGTGACCTGAGTGAGCGTATCAGCGACTTCCTGAATAACATTACGCTGGCAGAGCTGGTGAACAACCAGGAGATCCTGGATGTGGCCGACCGTCAGAACAATACTGAGAAAGCCCGCGTCTCTTCTGGCCGCGTGCATGAAACCATTAACGTCAATCTGCGTGCCTGA
- the trmJ gene encoding tRNA (cytosine(32)/uridine(32)-2'-O)-methyltransferase TrmJ, whose amino-acid sequence MLQNIRIVLVETSHTGNMGSVARAMKTMGLTNLYLVNPLVKPDSQAIALAAGASDVIGEAKIVDTLDEALTGCSLVVGTSARSRSLPWPMLDPRECGIKSVQEGQQAPVALVFGRERVGLTNEELQKCHYHVAIAANPEYSSLNLAMAVQIIAYEVRMAFLQSQETAQQDYEESPYPLVDDLERFYQHMEQMMVNSGFIREGSPGQVMSKMRRLYTRARPERDELNILRGMLSSLEKPKGEK is encoded by the coding sequence ATGCTGCAAAACATCCGTATTGTGCTGGTTGAAACCTCTCACACCGGCAACATGGGTTCCGTCGCTCGCGCGATGAAAACCATGGGCCTGACCAACCTTTATCTGGTTAACCCTCTGGTTAAGCCTGACTCTCAGGCCATCGCTCTGGCTGCGGGCGCCAGCGATGTCATTGGTGAAGCGAAGATTGTCGATACCCTCGATGAAGCCCTGACAGGTTGTAGTCTGGTGGTGGGAACAAGTGCCCGCTCCCGTTCACTGCCCTGGCCGATGCTCGATCCTCGCGAGTGCGGGATCAAGAGCGTGCAGGAAGGGCAGCAGGCGCCAGTTGCACTGGTGTTTGGCCGCGAGCGCGTGGGGCTGACTAACGAAGAACTGCAGAAGTGTCATTATCATGTGGCAATCGCTGCTAACCCGGAATACAGCTCGCTGAACCTGGCGATGGCGGTTCAGATTATCGCTTATGAAGTGCGTATGGCGTTTCTGCAGTCGCAGGAGACCGCGCAGCAGGACTACGAAGAGTCACCTTATCCCCTGGTTGACGATCTCGAGCGCTTCTACCAGCACATGGAACAGATGATGGTAAACAGCGGCTTTATCCGTGAAGGCAGCCCGGGGCAGGTGATGAGCAAAATGCGCCGCCTTTACACCCGGGCACGTCCGGAGCGTGATGAACTGAACATTCTGCGTGGAATGCTCTCTTCGCTGGAAAAGCCCAAAGGCGAAAAGTAA
- the suhB gene encoding inositol-1-monophosphatase codes for MHPMLNIAVRAARKAGNLIAKNYETPDAVEASQKGSNDFVTNVDRDAERLIIEVIRKSYPKHTIITEESGELPGEDQDVQWVIDPLDGTTNFIKRLPHFSVSIAVRIKGRTEVAVVYDPMRNELFSAVRGQGTQLNGYRLRGSTARDLDGTILATGFPFKLKQHATPYINIVGKLFTQCADFRRTGSAALDLAYVAAGRVDGYFEIGLKPWDFAAGELLVREAGGLVTDFVGAHGYLTSGNIVAGNPRVVKAMLASMREELSEALKR; via the coding sequence ATGCATCCAATGCTCAACATTGCCGTGCGCGCTGCGCGCAAGGCCGGAAATTTAATTGCCAAGAATTATGAAACCCCGGACGCCGTCGAAGCCAGCCAGAAAGGCAGCAACGACTTCGTAACTAATGTTGACCGCGACGCCGAGCGCCTGATTATTGAGGTGATTCGTAAGTCCTATCCGAAGCACACCATTATTACCGAAGAGAGTGGTGAATTACCCGGAGAAGACCAGGATGTACAATGGGTTATCGATCCACTGGATGGCACCACTAACTTCATCAAGCGTCTGCCTCACTTCTCCGTTTCTATCGCCGTGCGCATCAAAGGCCGTACTGAAGTCGCTGTGGTTTACGATCCAATGCGCAATGAGCTGTTCAGCGCGGTTCGTGGTCAGGGTACCCAGCTGAATGGTTACCGTCTGCGCGGCAGCACTGCCCGCGACCTGGATGGCACCATCCTGGCTACCGGCTTCCCGTTCAAACTCAAGCAGCACGCTACCCCTTACATCAACATCGTAGGCAAACTGTTTACTCAGTGTGCTGATTTCCGCCGCACCGGTTCCGCTGCGCTGGACCTGGCTTATGTCGCTGCTGGCCGCGTTGATGGCTACTTTGAAATTGGTCTGAAACCCTGGGATTTCGCTGCCGGTGAACTGCTGGTGCGTGAAGCTGGCGGCCTGGTGACCGACTTTGTGGGCGCACATGGCTATCTGACTTCAGGTAATATCGTTGCCGGCAATCCACGTGTGGTAAAAGCCATGCTGGCTAGCATGCGTGAAGAACTGAGTGAAGCGCTGAAGCGCTAA
- a CDS encoding nickel/cobalt transporter: MSVNSFPRRSGRSWLQAWPLYVMVLLFAAAGSAVWQHWPQILLQSILWQKTLHQQMTVLLQQVATHPHKAGLTLMGFSLLYGVLHALGPGHGKVVIATFLATHPTKVRTSLQLTLAASVVQGGVAILLVTLMLVVLGLSSRQLHLSSYWLEKGSYLLVVGLGLWLCWRAIRNIVQALRPAPAMKILRIAPDHQHSENCGCGHQHVPDNQMLETAVSGKTKAMVVLSMGLRPCSGAIMMLLFSKVIGVYGWGVLSALAMAVGTAMTVSAMALLVQLSRALALKLSKGTSPAGWQKVGWSGLSLTGGVLLVAVGLMLWFSAQPAMSGGIRPMFLR; the protein is encoded by the coding sequence ATGTCAGTAAATTCTTTTCCACGTCGTTCAGGACGCAGCTGGCTCCAGGCCTGGCCGCTGTATGTGATGGTCCTGCTGTTTGCCGCCGCCGGGAGTGCGGTCTGGCAGCACTGGCCGCAGATCCTGCTGCAAAGTATTCTCTGGCAGAAAACCCTGCATCAGCAGATGACGGTGTTGCTTCAGCAGGTTGCCACGCATCCTCATAAGGCAGGCCTGACTCTGATGGGCTTTAGTCTGCTTTATGGCGTGCTGCACGCACTGGGGCCCGGCCACGGTAAAGTGGTGATCGCGACTTTTCTGGCAACTCATCCGACGAAAGTCAGAACCAGTCTGCAACTGACGCTGGCTGCGTCCGTGGTGCAGGGGGGCGTGGCCATTTTGCTGGTGACGCTGATGCTGGTGGTGCTTGGCCTCTCATCCCGACAACTGCACCTCAGCAGTTACTGGCTGGAGAAGGGGAGTTACCTGCTGGTGGTGGGTCTGGGACTCTGGCTCTGCTGGCGCGCTATACGTAACATTGTGCAGGCGCTGCGTCCTGCACCGGCAATGAAAATCCTGCGGATTGCACCCGACCATCAGCACAGTGAAAACTGTGGTTGTGGGCATCAACACGTGCCGGATAATCAGATGCTGGAGACGGCGGTTAGCGGCAAAACCAAAGCGATGGTGGTGCTGTCAATGGGGCTTCGGCCCTGTTCCGGAGCGATCATGATGCTGCTGTTTTCGAAAGTGATCGGTGTTTATGGTTGGGGAGTGCTTTCGGCGCTGGCAATGGCAGTGGGGACGGCGATGACCGTTTCGGCCATGGCTTTGCTGGTTCAGCTTTCCCGCGCGCTGGCGTTGAAACTAAGCAAAGGAACCTCTCCGGCCGGTTGGCAGAAAGTAGGCTGGTCAGGATTATCGCTGACAGGGGGAGTGCTGCTGGTAGCCGTCGGGCTGATGTTATGGTTCAGCGCCCAGCCGGCGATGTCCGGAGGGATAAGACCGATGTTTCTGCGGTAA
- a CDS encoding DUF1007 family protein, with protein MSVKLLLLASTLTLSPVAWSHPHSFIDMQATLVHKDNQITGLKMHWVMDEITSADLLYDAGDAKPDSVVWKKLAAEVMANVLGQHYFSEFWHQGKPVKFDNLPPEYHLSRQGHQAVLDFVLPLGEPQPLAGQRYVFSTFDPTYFVDMYYDSEKSLHIPAELAQQCKFTLKTPKPDSSMQAYALSLDKADAPPEDMDLGRQFAQTVTLTCQ; from the coding sequence ATGTCTGTTAAGCTATTGTTGCTGGCGTCAACGCTGACGTTATCACCGGTAGCCTGGTCCCATCCGCACAGCTTTATTGATATGCAGGCGACGCTGGTGCACAAAGACAATCAGATCACCGGGCTGAAAATGCACTGGGTGATGGATGAAATCACCTCAGCCGATCTGCTTTACGATGCCGGTGATGCAAAACCCGATTCCGTTGTCTGGAAAAAGCTGGCGGCTGAAGTGATGGCAAACGTGCTGGGGCAACACTACTTTAGTGAGTTCTGGCACCAGGGAAAGCCGGTAAAGTTCGATAATTTACCCCCTGAGTACCATCTTTCACGTCAGGGGCATCAGGCAGTGCTGGATTTTGTTTTACCCCTGGGGGAGCCGCAGCCTCTGGCGGGTCAGCGCTATGTATTCTCCACTTTCGATCCAACTTATTTTGTTGATATGTATTACGATTCTGAAAAATCACTGCACATACCGGCTGAACTGGCTCAGCAATGCAAATTCACGCTGAAAACGCCGAAGCCGGATTCATCCATGCAGGCTTATGCGCTGTCGCTGGATAAAGCCGACGCGCCACCGGAAGATATGGATCTGGGCCGGCAGTTTGCTCAAACGGTAACCCTGACATGTCAGTAA
- the csiE gene encoding stationary phase inducible protein CsiE: MSLSSPEPSALSSPQRHCHLLLLLYLPELSVTLDSMSQINRVDRSVTRQDIAEVEAEIQRYHRLALQQDTEGNYRISGAELDQRLCLFYWLRRALRLAPDFVQQHFAPQVKQQLKTRQIEKALYDERNLHALVQHCALGLARDFTQRDRHFLQLFMQHSLCRQASTTFTESQREWLLARTEHRVAEEVVRHWQKRCKNAPDSSESLLFALLFCQMHAPNAQDVRHDYEHQLLQAVQLMITRFQLLSGMRFSNEQGLCSQLYTHLAQALERSLFGVGIDNNLTEEVTRLYPKLLRTTKAAVSDFEQEYALTFSEEEMGLIAIIFGGWLMQENALQEKQVLLLTGKNPQLEQEVEQQVRELTLLPLNIKYLDVAEYQHHSAPKGIALVITPYATPLPLYSPPLIHAELPLQSHQQHRIRMLLES, encoded by the coding sequence ATGAGTTTATCCTCACCAGAGCCTTCTGCCCTCTCCAGTCCGCAGCGTCATTGCCATCTGCTTTTGCTACTTTATCTCCCTGAGCTTTCCGTGACCCTCGACAGTATGTCTCAGATTAACAGGGTTGATCGGTCGGTTACCCGGCAAGATATAGCGGAGGTGGAGGCAGAAATCCAGCGCTATCACCGGCTTGCCCTGCAGCAGGATACTGAAGGGAACTACCGGATTAGCGGAGCGGAACTGGATCAGAGGCTGTGCCTGTTCTACTGGCTGCGCCGTGCGTTGCGGCTGGCGCCTGATTTTGTGCAGCAGCATTTTGCGCCGCAGGTTAAGCAACAGCTTAAGACCAGGCAGATTGAAAAAGCGCTCTATGATGAGCGTAATCTTCATGCGCTGGTGCAACATTGTGCACTGGGGCTGGCCCGCGACTTTACCCAGAGAGATCGGCATTTCCTGCAGCTGTTTATGCAGCACTCATTGTGCCGACAGGCCAGCACCACTTTCACCGAATCACAAAGGGAATGGCTACTCGCCAGAACGGAACATCGGGTAGCTGAAGAGGTGGTCCGGCACTGGCAAAAACGCTGCAAAAACGCGCCTGACAGCAGTGAGTCGCTGCTTTTCGCCCTGCTGTTCTGCCAGATGCACGCGCCCAATGCGCAGGATGTCCGGCATGATTACGAACACCAGTTGTTGCAGGCCGTGCAGTTGATGATTACGCGCTTTCAGTTGCTTTCCGGCATGCGTTTCAGTAACGAACAGGGGCTGTGCAGCCAGCTCTATACCCATCTGGCTCAGGCGCTGGAACGCTCTCTGTTTGGGGTCGGGATCGATAATAATCTGACGGAAGAAGTGACCCGCCTCTATCCAAAATTATTGCGCACGACTAAAGCAGCCGTGTCTGATTTTGAGCAAGAGTATGCGCTGACCTTTTCTGAGGAGGAAATGGGCCTTATTGCGATTATTTTCGGTGGCTGGCTGATGCAGGAAAATGCCCTGCAGGAGAAGCAGGTGCTGCTACTGACCGGAAAAAATCCGCAGCTTGAGCAGGAAGTCGAGCAACAGGTCCGTGAGCTGACATTACTGCCACTCAATATCAAATATCTGGATGTGGCCGAGTATCAGCACCACAGCGCACCTAAAGGCATCGCCCTGGTCATCACCCCCTACGCCACCCCCCTGCCGCTCTACTCTCCGCCATTAATCCATGCTGAGTTACCACTGCAGTCTCATCAACAGCACCGCATCCGTATGCTGCTGGAGTCCTGA
- the glyA gene encoding serine hydroxymethyltransferase: protein MLKRDMNIADYDAELWQAMEQEKVRQEEHIELIASENYTSPRVMQAQGSQLTNKYAEGYPGKRYYGGCEYVDIVEQLAIDRAKELFGADYANVQPHSGSQANFAVYTALLQPGDTILGMNLAHGGHLTHGSPVNLSGKLYNVVPYGIDETGKIDYEDLAAQAQKHKPKMIIGGFSAYSGICDWAKMREIADSIGAYLFVDMAHVAGLIAADVYPNPVPHAHIVTTTTHKTLAGPRGGLILAKGGDEDLYKKLNSAVFPGGQGGPLMHVIAGKAVALKEAMEPEFKVYQQQVAKNAKAMVEVFLERGYKVVSGGTHNHLFLLDLVDKNLTGKEADAALGRANITVNKNSVPNDPKSPFVTSGIRIGSPAVTRRGFKEAEVRELAGWISDILDNIADEGTQERVKKQVLEICARFPVYA from the coding sequence ATGTTAAAGCGTGATATGAATATTGCCGATTATGATGCCGAGTTATGGCAGGCAATGGAGCAGGAAAAAGTGCGTCAGGAAGAGCACATTGAACTGATTGCTTCTGAAAACTACACCAGTCCGCGCGTCATGCAGGCACAGGGATCTCAGCTGACTAACAAATATGCTGAAGGCTATCCGGGCAAGCGTTACTACGGCGGCTGTGAGTATGTGGACATCGTTGAGCAACTGGCTATCGACCGTGCAAAAGAGCTGTTCGGCGCAGATTACGCTAACGTGCAGCCTCACTCAGGTTCTCAGGCTAACTTCGCTGTTTACACCGCGCTGCTGCAACCGGGCGACACCATTCTGGGGATGAACCTGGCGCACGGTGGTCACCTGACCCACGGTTCTCCAGTCAACCTGTCCGGTAAACTCTACAATGTCGTGCCTTATGGTATTGATGAGACCGGTAAAATTGATTACGAAGATCTGGCGGCACAGGCTCAGAAGCACAAGCCTAAAATGATCATCGGCGGTTTCTCTGCTTATTCCGGCATCTGTGACTGGGCTAAAATGCGTGAAATCGCTGACAGCATCGGGGCTTACCTGTTTGTTGATATGGCGCACGTGGCAGGTTTGATCGCGGCTGACGTCTATCCAAACCCGGTTCCTCATGCCCATATCGTTACCACCACCACCCACAAAACCCTGGCAGGTCCGCGTGGCGGCCTGATCCTGGCAAAAGGCGGTGATGAAGATCTCTATAAAAAGCTGAATTCTGCGGTGTTCCCTGGCGGCCAGGGCGGCCCGCTGATGCACGTGATTGCCGGTAAAGCGGTAGCGCTGAAAGAAGCGATGGAGCCTGAGTTCAAGGTGTACCAGCAGCAGGTTGCTAAAAACGCCAAAGCGATGGTGGAAGTGTTCCTGGAGCGCGGCTACAAAGTGGTTTCCGGTGGCACCCATAACCACCTGTTCCTGCTGGATCTGGTTGATAAAAACCTGACCGGTAAAGAAGCAGACGCAGCACTGGGTCGCGCTAACATTACCGTGAATAAAAACAGCGTACCTAACGATCCTAAGAGCCCGTTTGTGACTTCTGGCATCCGTATCGGTTCTCCGGCTGTTACCCGTCGTGGTTTCAAAGAAGCTGAAGTTCGCGAGCTGGCTGGCTGGATCAGCGATATTCTCGACAATATCGCTGATGAAGGCACGCAGGAACGCGTGAAGAAGCAGGTGCTGGAAATCTGCGCCCGCTTCCCGGTATACGCATAA